A region of Toxorhynchites rutilus septentrionalis strain SRP chromosome 1, ASM2978413v1, whole genome shotgun sequence DNA encodes the following proteins:
- the LOC129779382 gene encoding uncharacterized protein LOC129779382 isoform X2: MLQTQPILWLLTLVGMATSDLRIHTLDQSPIIIVPLGPAKISTSSLRIVHPINLTSIGTIVENFNTVSMERLSNQTPFKSIVKAKLDKINLSYNRIKPLRRRKRWESLGKAWKYVSGSPDADDLKIINSSLNSLISENNKQIRINSAFDSRMSNITKAINVILENEENVIHSLEGFDVLELIFKIDELLYYFDIIEEAITLARRSIPSSRIIHLDELETIHHSLINDGFGLNSVDSILSTANAYAVLNNEIFMYILKIPRIKNVQYTLNFIEPVIVDHHRVHLQTQFYLKGQKSFMLKSACSKANAMFICSSTDLEPLTGCMQQLVSGNTAECPIERTYGNKTIRKINDGNIVVNAINVTLSSNCSVTQRTLQGSFLIQYSNCTLKLDDEEYVNTNMEIQPFIPTTGLKPKTSIGNFISWDG, encoded by the exons ATGCTGCAAACACAACC AATACTGTGGCTCCTTACGCTGGTAGGGATGGCCACTTCAGACTTGAGAATTCATACCCTGGATCAGAGTCCGATCATTATAGTTCCGTTAGGACCCGCTAAAATAAGCACTAGTTCTCTGCGAATTGTGCACCCCATAAACTTGACCTCAATTGGAACAATTGTAGAAAACTTTAACACCGTTTCTATGGAGAGATTGTCGAATCAAACGCCTTTTAAGTCAATAGTTAAAGCAAAATTAGACAAAATAAACTTGAGTTACAACCGAATAAAACCACTACGTAGGAGAAAACGATGGGAATCTCTCGGAAAGGCCTGGAAATACGTATCGGGAAGCCCTGATGCAGACGACCTTAAGATTATAAATTCgtcattaaattcattaattagcGAGAATAACAAGCAAATAAGAATCAATAGTGCTTTCGATTCACGAATGAGCAACATTACAAAAGCAATTAACGTCATACTGGAAAATGAGGAAAATGTAATACATTCCTTAGAGGGCTTTGATGTATTAgaattaatattcaaaattgatgAGCTATTATACTACTTTGACATAATCGAAGAGGCGATCACACTAGCGAGACGGAGTATCCCAAGCAGCCGCATCATTCACCTCGACGAATTGGAAACCATTCATCATTCCCTCATTAATGACGGTTTCGGGCTTAACTCGGTCGATAGCATACTTAGTACTGCCAATGCCTACGCAGTATTaaacaacgaaattttcatGTACATACTGAAGATACCCAGGATCAAAAATGTACAGTACACCCTCAACTTCATTGAACCAGTCATTGTAGATCACCACAGAGTCCACCTACAAACACAGTTTTATTTGAAAGGACAGAAATCATTCATGTTAAAAAGCGCTTGTTCCAAAGCCAACGCCATGTTTATATGTTCCTCAACGGATCTAGAACCTTTGACGGGTTGTATGCAACAATTGGTCTCCGGAAATACAGCAGAGTGTCCCATAGAACGCACCTACGGAAACAAAACTATTCGGAAAATCAATGATGGCAATATAGTCGTCAATGCAATCAATGTAACACTTTCGTCAAACTGTTCAGTCACCCAACGCACTCTACAGGGGTCGTTCCTAATCCAATACTCAAACTGTACACTGAAATTGGATGACGAGGAATATGTCAACACAAACATGGAGATACAGCCGTTCATACCTACCACGGGATTGAAG CCGAAAACCTCCATTGGAAACTTCATTTCCTGGGATGGATAG
- the LOC129779382 gene encoding uncharacterized protein LOC129779382 isoform X1 produces MLQTQPILWLLTLVGMATSDLRIHTLDQSPIIIVPLGPAKISTSSLRIVHPINLTSIGTIVENFNTVSMERLSNQTPFKSIVKAKLDKINLSYNRIKPLRRRKRWESLGKAWKYVSGSPDADDLKIINSSLNSLISENNKQIRINSAFDSRMSNITKAINVILENEENVIHSLEGFDVLELIFKIDELLYYFDIIEEAITLARRSIPSSRIIHLDELETIHHSLINDGFGLNSVDSILSTANAYAVLNNEIFMYILKIPRIKNVQYTLNFIEPVIVDHHRVHLQTQFYLKGQKSFMLKSACSKANAMFICSSTDLEPLTGCMQQLVSGNTAECPIERTYGNKTIRKINDGNIVVNAINVTLSSNCSVTQRTLQGSFLIQYSNCTLKLDDEEYVNTNMEIQPFIPTTGLKVNPTKLFNHIPLEHLQELHMEQRNHITHLNLTAENLHWKLHFLGWIASVISSTLLICILGSSIIIVLKFAAWKTLLTNSKPEVIEQDTIASTEAHPESREVPLILQQ; encoded by the exons ATGCTGCAAACACAACC AATACTGTGGCTCCTTACGCTGGTAGGGATGGCCACTTCAGACTTGAGAATTCATACCCTGGATCAGAGTCCGATCATTATAGTTCCGTTAGGACCCGCTAAAATAAGCACTAGTTCTCTGCGAATTGTGCACCCCATAAACTTGACCTCAATTGGAACAATTGTAGAAAACTTTAACACCGTTTCTATGGAGAGATTGTCGAATCAAACGCCTTTTAAGTCAATAGTTAAAGCAAAATTAGACAAAATAAACTTGAGTTACAACCGAATAAAACCACTACGTAGGAGAAAACGATGGGAATCTCTCGGAAAGGCCTGGAAATACGTATCGGGAAGCCCTGATGCAGACGACCTTAAGATTATAAATTCgtcattaaattcattaattagcGAGAATAACAAGCAAATAAGAATCAATAGTGCTTTCGATTCACGAATGAGCAACATTACAAAAGCAATTAACGTCATACTGGAAAATGAGGAAAATGTAATACATTCCTTAGAGGGCTTTGATGTATTAgaattaatattcaaaattgatgAGCTATTATACTACTTTGACATAATCGAAGAGGCGATCACACTAGCGAGACGGAGTATCCCAAGCAGCCGCATCATTCACCTCGACGAATTGGAAACCATTCATCATTCCCTCATTAATGACGGTTTCGGGCTTAACTCGGTCGATAGCATACTTAGTACTGCCAATGCCTACGCAGTATTaaacaacgaaattttcatGTACATACTGAAGATACCCAGGATCAAAAATGTACAGTACACCCTCAACTTCATTGAACCAGTCATTGTAGATCACCACAGAGTCCACCTACAAACACAGTTTTATTTGAAAGGACAGAAATCATTCATGTTAAAAAGCGCTTGTTCCAAAGCCAACGCCATGTTTATATGTTCCTCAACGGATCTAGAACCTTTGACGGGTTGTATGCAACAATTGGTCTCCGGAAATACAGCAGAGTGTCCCATAGAACGCACCTACGGAAACAAAACTATTCGGAAAATCAATGATGGCAATATAGTCGTCAATGCAATCAATGTAACACTTTCGTCAAACTGTTCAGTCACCCAACGCACTCTACAGGGGTCGTTCCTAATCCAATACTCAAACTGTACACTGAAATTGGATGACGAGGAATATGTCAACACAAACATGGAGATACAGCCGTTCATACCTACCACGGGATTGAAGGTAAATCCAACCAAACTGTTTAACCACATTCCGTTGGAACATTTACAGGAGTTACATATGGAACAGCGTAACCATATCACACACCTTAACCTGACAGCCGAAAACCTCCATTGGAAACTTCATTTCCTGGGATGGATAGCATCCGTAATCTCATCAACTTTACTAATCTGCATACTGGGTTCATCCATAATCATCGTTTTGAAATTCGCCGCCTGGAAGACACTCCTTACCAACAGCAAACCAGAAGTCATCGAACAGGATACCATCGCATCAACCGAGGCCCATCCCGAGTCCAGAGAGGTACCGCTGATACTTCAGCAGTAG